In Myxocyprinus asiaticus isolate MX2 ecotype Aquarium Trade chromosome 3, UBuf_Myxa_2, whole genome shotgun sequence, the following proteins share a genomic window:
- the LOC127422016 gene encoding myosin heavy chain, fast skeletal muscle-like, whose amino-acid sequence MSTDAEMAVYGKAAIYLRKPEKERIEAQSKPFDAKTACYVIDPKELYVKGTIKSKDGGKVTVIVLDTKEEKTVKEDDVHPMNPPKFDKIEDMAMMTHLNEPSVLYNLKERYAAWMIYTYSGLFCATVNPYKWLPVYDAEVVSAYRGKKRMEAPPHIFSVSDNAYQFMLTDRENQSVLITGESGAGKTVNTKRVIQYFATVAVVGGDKKKEQASGKMQGSLEDQIIAANPLLEAYGNAKTVRNDNSSRFGKFIRIHFGTTGKLASADIETYLLEKSRVTFQLPDERGYHIFYQMMTNHKPELIEMTLITTNPYDFPMCSQGQITVASIDDKEELVATDTAIDILGFSAEEKMGIYKFTGAVLHHGNLKFKQKQREEQAEPDGTEDADKVAYLLGLNSADMLKALCYPRVKVGNEYVTKGQTVPQVYNSVSALAKSIYERMFLWMVIRINQMLDTKQARQFFIGVLDIAGFEIFDFNSMEQLCINFTNEKLQQFFNHHMFVLEQEEYKKEGIVWEFIDFGMDLAACIELIEKPMGIFSILEEECMFPKATDTSFKNKLYDQHLGKNQAFQKPKPAKGKAEAHFSLVHYAGTVDYNVAGWLDKNKDPLNESVLQLYQKSSVKLLATLYPPVVEESGKKGGKKKGGSMQTVSSQFRENLGKLMTNLRSTHPHFVRCLIPNESKTPGLMENHLVIHQLRCNGVLEGIRICRKGFPSRILYGDFKQRYKVLNASVIPEGQFMDNKKASEKLLGSIDVNHDEYRFGHTKVFFKAGLLGTLEEMRDEKLAALVTMTQALCRGYLMRREFVKMMERRESIYTIQYNIRSFMNVKHWPWMKVYYKIKPLLKSAETEKELSNMKEDYAKCKENLAKTEAKKKELEEKMVALLQEKNDLQLQVASESENLSDAEERCEGLIKSKIQLEAKLKETTERLEDEEEINAELTAKKRKLEDECSELKKDIDDLELTLAKVEKEKHATENKVKNLTEEMAAQDESIAKLTKEKKALQEAHQQTLDDLQAEEDKVNTLTKSKTKLEQQVDDLEGSLEQEKKLRMDLERAKRKLEGDLKLAQESIMDLENDKQQSDEKLKKKDFETSQLLSKIEDEQSLGAQLQKKIKELQARIEELEEEIEAERAARAKVEKQRADLSRELEEISERLEEAGGATAAQIEMNKKREAEFQKLRRDLEEATLQHEATAAALRKKQADSVAELGEQIDNLQRVKQKLEKEKSEYKMEIDDLSSNMEAVAKAKANLEKMCRTVEDQLSELKAKNDENIRQLNDLSAQKARLQTENGEFGRQLEEKEALVSQLTRGKQAFTQQIEELKRHTEEEVKAKNALAHAVQSARHDCDLLREQFEEEQEAKAELQRGMSKANSEVAQWRTKYETDAIQRTEELEESKKKLAQRLQEAEEQIEAVNSKCASLEKTKQRLQGEVEDLMIDVERANGLAANLDKKQRNFDKVLAEWKQKYEEGQAELEGAQKEARSLSTELFKMKNSYEESLDQLETLKRENKNLQQEISDLTEQLGETGKSIHELEKAKKAVETEKSEIQTALEEAEGTLEHEESKILRVQLELNQVKSEIDRKLAEKDEEMEQIKRNSQRVIESMQSTLDSEVRSRNDALRIKKKMEGDLNEMEIQLSHSNRQAAEAQKQLRNVQGQLKDAQLHLDDALRGQEDMKEQVAMVERRNTLMQAEIEELRAALEQTERGRKVAEQELVDASERVGLLHSQNTSLLNTKKKLEADLVQIQGEVDDIIQEARNAEEKAKKAITDAAMMAEELKKEQDTSAHLERMKKNLEVTVKDLQHRLDEAENLAMKGGKKQLQKLESRVRELETEVEAEQRRGADAVKGVRKYERRVKELTYQTEEDKKNITRLQDLVDKLQLKVKAYKRQAEEAEEQANIHLSKLRKSQHELEEAEERADIAESQVNKLRAKSRDAGKGKEE is encoded by the exons ATGAGTACAGACGCAGAGATGGCCGTTTATGGCAAGGCTGCCATTTACCTCCGTAAGCCTGAGAAGGAGAGAATTGAGGCTCAGAGCAAGCCCTTTGATGCTAAGACTGCCTGCTATGTGATTGATCCCAAGGAGTTGTATGTCAAAGGAACAATCAAGAGCAAGGATGGTGGCAAAGTCACCGTTATTGTGCTTGACACTAAGGAG GAGAAGACCGTTAAGGAGGATGATGTCCACCCAATGAATCCTCCCAAGTTTGACAAGATTGAGGACATGGCCATGATGACCCATCTCAATGAACCCTCTGTGCTGTATAACCTCAAAGAGCGTTATGCAGCATGGATGATCTAT ACCTACTCTGGACTGTTCTGTGCTACTGTGAACCCCTACAAGTGGCTCCCAGTGTATGATGCAGAAGTGGTGTCTGCCTACAGAGGCAAAAAGCGTATGGAGGCTCCACCCCACATCTTCTCTGTCTCTGACAATGCCTATCAGTTCATGCTTACTG ACAGAGAGAACCAGTCTGTCCTGATTAC TGGAGAATCTGGTGCTGGAAAGACTGTGAACACCAAACGTGTCATCCAGTACTTTGCCACAGTTGCAGTGGTGGGTGGTGACAAGAAGAAAGAGCAAGCTTCTGGCAAAATGCAG GGATCTCTTGAGGACCAGATCATTGCTGCCAACCCTCTGCTTGAGGCTTATGGTAATGCCAAGACTGTGAGAAATGACAACTCATCTCGTTTT ggtaaattcatcagaattcactttggCACAACTGGAAAATTGGCTAGTGCTGATATTGAGACAT ATCTGCTAGAGAAGTCTAGAGTGACATTCCAGCTTCCAGATGAGAGAGGCTACCACATCTTCTATCAGATGATGACCAACCATAAGCCAGAGCTGATTG AAATGACACTCATCACCACCAACCCCTATGACTTCCCCATGTGTAGTCAGGGTCAGATCACAGTGGCAAGTATTGATGATAAAGAAGAGCTGGTTGCAACTGAT actgCTATTGACATCCTGGGCTTTAGTGCTGAGGAGAAGATGGGCATCTACAAGTTCACTGGAGCTGTGCTGCATCATGGCAACTTGAAGTTCAAGCAGAAGCAGCGTGAGGAGCAGGCTGAGCCTGATGGCACAGAGG ATGCTGACAAAGTCGCCTACCTTCTGGGCTTGAACTCTGCTGATATGCTGAAGGCTTTGTGCTACCCCAGAGTGAAGGTCGGAAATGAGTATGTGACCAAAGGTCAAACCGTGCCACAG GTGTACAATTCTGTTAGTGCATTGGCCAAATCTATCTATGAGAGGATGTTCTTGTGGATGGTCATTCGTATCAACCAGATGTTGGACACAAAACAAGCCAGACAGTTCTTCATTGGTGTGCTGGACATTGCTGGCTTTGAGATCTTTGAt TTCAACAGCATGGAGCAGCTGTGCATCAACTTCACCAATGAGAAACTGCAACAGTTTTTCAACCACCACATGTTTGTGCTGGAACAAGAGGAGTACAAGAAGGAAGGCATTGTTTGGGAGTTCATTGACTTCGGCATGGACTTGGCTGCTTGCATTGAGCTCATTGAGAAG CCCATGGGTATCTTCTCCATACTTGAAGAGGAGTGCATGTTCCCCAAGGCTAcagacacttccttcaagaacaAACTGTATGATCAGCACCTTGGCAAAAACCAAGCCTTCCAGAAACCAAAGCCTGCCAAAGGCAAAGCTGAGGCCCACTTCTCTCTGGTTCACTATGCTGGAACTGTGGATTACAACGTCGCTGGCTGGTTGGACAAGAACAAGGATCCACTGAATGAGTCTGTTCTGCAGCTGTACCAGAAGTCTTCTGTCAAACTTCTAGCTACTCTCTACCCACCTGTTGTTGAGG aATCTGGCAAGAAGGGAGGCAAAAAGAAGGGTGGCTCCATGCAGACTGTGTCCTCCCAGTTCAGG GAGAACTTGGGAAAGCTTATGACCAACTTGAGAAGTACTCACCCTCACTTTGTGCGTTGTCTGATTCCCAATGAGTCCAAGACTCCAg GTCTCATGGAGAACCACCTGGTTATCCACCAGCTGAGGTGTAACGGTGTACTGGAAGGTATCAGAATTTGCAGAAAGGGCTTCCCCAGCAGAATCCTCTATGGTGATTTCAAACAGAG ATATAAGGTGCTGAATGCCAGTGTTATCCCTGAGGGACAATTTATGGACAACAAGAAGGCATCTGAGAAACTCCTGGGATCCATCGATGTTAACCATGATGAGTATAGATTTGGGCACACAAAG GTGTTCTTCAAAGCTGGTCTTCTGGGTACTCTTGAGGAGATGCGTGATGAGAAACTGGCTGCTCTGGTAACAATGACTCAGGCTCTCTGCCGTGGTTACCTGATGAGGAGGGAGTTTGTGAAGATGATGGAGAGGAG GGAGTCCATTTACACCATCCAATACAACATCCGCTCATTCATGAACGTCAAACACTGGCCATGGATGAAGGTTTACTACAAGATTAAGCCTCTGCTGAAGAGTGCTGAGACTGAGAAGGAGCTGTCAAACATGAAAGAGGACTATGCAAAATGCAAAGAAAATCTTGCCAAGACTGAAGCCAAAAAGAAAGAGCTTGAGGAGAAGATGGTAGCACTGCTGCAAGAGAAGAATGATCTGCAGCTTCAAGTAGCCTCT GAATCTGAGAATCTCTCAGATGCTGAGGAGAGGTGTGAGGGTCTGATCAAGAGCAAAATCCAGCTTGAAGCTAAACTCAAAGAGACAACTGAGAGACTGGAGGATGAGGAGGAAATCAATGCTGAACTCACAGCCAAGAAGAGGAAACTGGAGGATGAGTGCTCTGAGCTGAAGAAAGACATTGATGACCTGGAGCTCACTTTGGCTAAAGTGGAAAAGGAGAAACATGCCACTGAAAATAAG GTCAAGAACCTGACTGAAGAAATGGCAGCACAGGATGAGAGCATTGCCAAGCTTACAAAGGAGAAGAAAGCCCTCCAAGAGGCACATCAGCAGACTCTGGATGATCTCCAGGCAGAGGAGGACAAAGTCAACACTCTGACCAAATCCAAGACAAAACTTGAGCAGCAAGTTGATGAT CTTGAGGGTTCCCTTGAACAAGAGAAGAAGCTACGCATGGACCTTGAGAGAGCCAAGAGAAAGCTTGAAGGAGACCTGAAATTGGCTCAAGAATCCATCATGGACCTGGAGAATGACAAGCAGCAATCAGATGAGAAACTGAAGAA GAAAGACTTTGAAACAAGCCAGCTACTCAGCAAGATTGAAGATGAACAATCTCTGGGAGCTCAACTCCAGAAGAAGATCAAGGAGCTTCAG GCACGCATTGAGGAACTGGAGGAAGAGATCGAGGCTGAGCGTGCTGCTCGTGCAAAGGTGGAGAAGCAGAGAGCTGATCTCTCCAGGGAACTTGAGGAGATCAGTGAGAGGCTTGAGGAGGCTGGAGGAGCAACTGCTGCTCAGATTGAGATGAATAAGAAGCGTGAGGCTGAATTCCAGAAGCTGCGTCGTGATCTTGAAGAGGCCACCCTCCAGCATGAAGCCACTGCTGCTGCCCTCCGCAAGAAGCAGGCCGATAGTGTGGCTGAGCTGGGAGAGCAAATCGACAACCTCCAGCGTGTCAAGCAGAAGCTTGAGAAGGAGAAGAGCGAATACAAAATGGAGATTGATGACCTCTCTAGCAACATGGAGGCTGTTGCCAAAGCAAAG gcAAATCTTGAGAAGATGTGTCGTACTGTTGAGGATCAACTCAGTGAACTCAAAGCCAAGAATGATGAAAATATTCGTCAATTAAATGACCTCAGTGCTCAAAAAGCAAGACTTCAAACTGAGAacg GTGAGTTTGGCCGTCAGCTGGAGGAGAAAGAGGCTCTGGTTTCTCAGCTGACTAGAGGCAAACAAGCTTTCACTCAGCAAATTGAGGAGTTAAAGAGACATACAGAGGAGGAAGTGAAG GCCAAGAATGCTCTGGCTCATGCTGTGCAGTCAGCCCGTCATGACTGTGACCTGCTCCGTGAGCAGTTTGAGGAAGAGCAGGAGGCAAAGGCTGAGCTGCAGCGGGGAATGTCTAAGGCCAACAGTGAGGTTGCTCAGTGGAGAACCAAATATGAAACTGACGCTATCCAGCGCACAGAGGAGCTTGAGGAGTCCAA GAAGAAGCTGGCTCAGCGTCTGCAAGAGGCAGAGGAACAAATTGAAGCAGTGAACTCCAAATGTGCATCTCTGGAGAAGACCAAACAGAGACTCCAGGGTGAAGTGGAGGACCTCATGATTGATGTGGAGAGAGCCAATGGCTTGGCTGCCAACCTTGACAAGAAGCAGAGGAATTTTGACAAG GTTCTGGCAGAATGGAAGCAGAAGTATGAGGAAGGTCAGGCAGAGCTGGAAGGTGCTCAGAAAGAGGCTCGCTCACTCAGCACTGAGCTGTTCAAGATGAAGAACTCCTATGAGGAGAGTCTGGATCAGCTGGAGACACTTAAGAGAGAAAACAAGAATCTGCAGC AAGAGATTTCAGATCTGACAGAGCAGTTAGGTGAGACTGGTAAAAGCATTCATGAGCTGGAAAAGGCCAAGAAAGCAGTGGAGACTGAGAAGTCTGAGATTCAGACCGCCCTGGAGGAGGCTGAA GGCACCCTGGAGCATGAGGAGTCCAAGATTCTTCGTGTCCAGCTTGAGCTAAATCAGGTCAAGAGTGAGATCGACAGGAAGCTTGCAGAGAAGGATGAGGAGATGGAGCAGATCAAGAGGAACAGCCAGAGAGTCATTGAGTCCATGCAGAGCACTCTGGACTCTGAGGTCAGGAGCAGGAATGATGCCCTGAGAATCAAGAAGAAGATGGAGGGAGATCTTAATGAGATGGAGATTCAGCTGAGCCATTCCAATCGCCAGGCTGCTGAGGCCCAGAAACAGCTGAGGAATGTTCAGGGACAACTCAAG GACGCCCAACTGCATCTTGATGATGCCCTGAGAGGACAGGAAGACATGAAGGAGCAGGTGGCCATGGTGGAGCGCAGAAACACTCTGATGCAAGCTGAGATTGAGGAGCTGAGAGCTGCTCTGGAGCAGACAGAGAGAGGCCGCAAAGTGGCTGAACAAGAGCTGGTGGACGCCAGTGAGCGTGTTGGACTCCTGCACTCTCAG AACACAAGTCTTCTGAATACCAAGAAGAAGCTTGAGGCTGACCTTGTCCAAATTCAGGGTGAAGTTGATGATATCATCCAGGAAGCAAGAAATGCTGAGGAGAAGGCTAAGAAGGCCATCACTGAT GCTGCAATGATGGCAGAAGAGCTTAAAAAGGAGCAGGACACCAGTGCTCACCTGGAGAGGATGAAGAAGAACCTGGAGGTCACAGTAAAGGACCTGCAGCACCGTCTGGATGAGGCTGAGAATCTGGCCATGAAGGGAGGAAAGAAACAACTCCAGAAACTGGAGTCCAGG GTCCGTGAACTTGAGACTGAAGTTGAGGCAGAACAGAGACGTGGAGCTGATGCTGTTAAAGGTGTCCGCAAATATGAGAGGAGAGTGAAGGAACTCACATACCAG ACTGAGGAGGATAAGAAGAACATCACCAGACTTCAGGATCTGGTTGACAAGCTGCAGCTGAAGGTCAAGGCTTACAAGAGGCAGGCAGAGGAGGCG GAGGAACAAGCCAACATTCACCTGTCCAAGTTGAGGAAGTCGCAGCATGAGCTGGAGGAGGCTGAGGAGCGCGCTGACATCGCTGAATCTCAGGTCAACAAACTCAGAGCCAAGAGCCGTGATGCTGGAAAG GGCAAAGAAGAGTGA